The following proteins are co-located in the Silene latifolia isolate original U9 population chromosome 1, ASM4854445v1, whole genome shotgun sequence genome:
- the LOC141641097 gene encoding uncharacterized protein LOC141641097 has protein sequence MVAGQEGLRVADLLEDGNGSWNEGLLEALFLPFERERIRNIRISPNRPPDEWAWCAEKDGVYTVKSAYGFLATNGDALELGGASDWGRERWLWTRIWNVPVWPRVKLFFLQLCSEALATRANIAARIRGENSFCSLCNSFFESSLHLFRDCRVAQGLWEGLGLDAATAERGGGVRDWIEASWRELGVREHGLFMVGCWALWEHRNKVIFGDNCVNPESVIRRTCDVMDEIEGGGFLRSKTGGTGGRLTRTRVKGWTPPPREYVKINVDAEVKEGEGVGMGLVCRDERGCVLWGASIVQVQSWDPRVAEAAAVLEGVKEAVRFGHTKVILESDCLPVIDALKRKAMGRSIFSLVIADILALCNSFSSIIWSFVSRANNCVARELAHPFPRVASSFVGSESLPPSVNNAVLFDLSVIQ, from the coding sequence ATGGTTGCGGGGCAAGAGGGTCTCAGGGTCGCGGATTTGTTGGAGGACGGAAATGGGAGCTGGAACGAGGGGCTTCTCGAAGCTTTGTTTCTACCGTTTGAACGGGAAAGGATTCGCAATATCCGGATTAGCCCGAACAGACCTCCGGACGAATGGGCTTGGTGTGCGGAAAAGGATGGGGTGTATACAGTCAAGTCGGCCTATGGGTTCCTAGCTACTAATGGAGATGCTTTGGAGTTGGGGGGTGCGTCTGACTGGGGAAGGGAGAGGTGGCTTTGGACTAGGATTTGGAACGTTCCGGTATGGCCTCGTGTGAAGCTCTTCTTTTTGCAGTTGTGCAGCGAAGCATTGGCAACGAGGGCAAACATAGCAGCTCGAATACGAGGTGAGAATTCTTTTTGCTCTTTATGTAATTCTTTTTTCGAGTCGAGTCTTCACCTTTTCAGGGATTGTCGGGTTGCACAAGGTTTATGGGAGGGGTTGGGTTTAGATGCTGCTACGGCCGAGAGGGGTGGAGGAGTGAGGGACTGGATTGAGGCGAGTTGGAGGGAGCTTGGGGTGCGTGAACATGGTCTTTTCATGGTTGGATGTTGGGCCTTATGGGAACATCGAAATAAGGTCATATTTGGAGACAATTGTGTTAATCCTGAGAGTGTTATTCGGAGGACTTGTGACGTTATGGACGAGATTGAAGGGGGAGGTTTTTTGAGGTCGAAAACGGGGGGTACTGGTGGACGTTTGACGAGGACAAGAGTTAAGGGGTGGACTCCGCCGCCTAGGGAGTATGTGAAGATAAATGTGGATGCCGAGGTTAAAGAAGGGGAGGGCGTGGGAATGGGGCTGGTGTGCCGGGACGAGAGGGGATGTGTCCTGTGGGGTGCCTCGATTGTGCAGGTGCAAAGTTGGGACCCAAGGGTTGCTGAGGCGGCTGCTGTTCTCGAAGGCGTGAAGGAAGCGGTACGTTTTGGCCATACGAAGGTTATCTTGGAAAGCGATTGCCTACCTGTCATTGATGCGCTGAAGCGGAAGGCTATGGGAAGAAGTATTTTCTCGCTTGTTATAGCTGATATTTTAGCTCTTTGCAATTCTTTTAGTTCTATTATTTGGTCTTTTGTTAGTCGAGCAAACAATTGTGTGGCTCGTGAGTTAGCTCATCCTTTTCCTAGAGTAGCTAGTAGTTTTGTTGGATCGGAGTCTCTACCTCCGTCTGTGAACAATGCTGTACTGTTTGATTTATCGGTAATTCAATAG
- the LOC141599957 gene encoding RNA-binding protein CP29B, chloroplastic-like, with the protein MASTTSLLMSSITPKSHTFSKLHTSFFLSKPTSSNTVSFPTSTRRVDPLSTRFVRNVAVSNEYGQQEREQQFSPDLKLFVGNLPFNVDSSELAGLFGNAGTVEMVEVIYDKITGRSRGFGFVTMSSAEEVKAAAEQFNGYELDGRPLRVNAGPPPPKRDDFSPRSGGRSFDNNNRLHVSNLSWEVDDSSLKQLFSEKGNVVEAKVIYDRDSGRSRGFGFVTYGSAEEVNSAIESLDGVDFNGRSIRVTVAESKPRRF; encoded by the exons ATGGCTTCCACTACATCTTTGTTAATGTCTTCCATAACACCAAAATCCCACACTTTCTCCAAACTCCACACTTCCTTCTTTCTGTCTAAACCCACTTCTTCGAACACCGTTTCATTCCCAACTTCCACCAGACGGGTCGACCCACTTTCAACCCGTTTTGTCCGAAACGTCGCCGTATCGAATGAGTATGGACAGCAAGAAAGAGAGCAGCAGTTTTCACCTGATTTAAAGCTGTTTGTTGGGAATCTTCCTTTTAATGTTGATAGCTCTGAGCTTGCTGGGTTGTTTGGTAATGCTGGTACCGTCGAAATGGTTGAG GTTATCTATGACAAAATTACTGGGAGAAGCAGAGGGTTTGGGTTTGTGACCATGTCTTCAGCTGAAGAAGTGAAAGCAGCTGCTGAGCAATTCAATGGCTAT GAACTTGATGGCAGACCATTGAGGGTGAATGCTGGACCTCCACCACCTAAAAGGGATGACTTTAGCCCTAGAAGTGGTGGAAGAAGTTTTGACAACAATAACAGACTTCATGTCAGTAATCTTTCATGGGAAGTTGATGATTCATCTCTAAAACAATTATTCAGTGAAAAGGGAAATGTCGTGGAAGCGAAAGTTATATATGACAGAGACAGTGGTCGTTCAAGAGGTTTTGGGTTTGTAACCTATGGTTCAGCTGAGGAGGTCAATAGTGCGATTGAATCCTTGGATGGTGTG GATTTCAATGGGAGAAGTATTCGAGTGACTGTGGCAGAATCAAAACCAAGGCGCTTTTAA